A genomic stretch from Georgenia muralis includes:
- a CDS encoding S9 family peptidase yields MSDSSGTDATPFADLDHYLALPRLGGLALSADGERLVVGVSTLDKDATAWVGSLWDVDPSGDRAARRLTRGAKGESSPAFTPDGDLLFVARRGEDDDAVAELHLLPAGGGEPRVVATHPGGVESVTTPRTGSAVLVQGSALPRSTDLADEKERRKARKEKKVSAILHADYPVRYWDHDLGPAAPRLYAAEPTGTSPEPAGPGRHRAGHAAAADPLDEPTLELRDLTPDAGVTLVETRHVLAPDGTFVVTEVTEPEGGASRRQSVVRIDVATGERTTVLAADADEEFAVGAVSDDGTRLAYVRERRSTPASAPRPWLAVLDLTTGEARDLTDGWDRWPGETCWLPDGSGLLVVADDDGRAPVFHVDAGTGAVTRLTDEGAFSAVTVAPDGAAAYALRSSYAHPPEVVRIDLAGVPGRDGAAATDPVAATVTALRGPVDRPALPGTLRDVETRTADGTRVRSWLALPEGAGPEDPAPLLLWIHGGPLGSWNSWSWRWNPWLMVARGYAVLLPDPALSTGYGQDFVERGWGRWGDAPYTDLMAATDAAEALPEVDAARTAAMGGSFGGYMANWVAGHTDRFRAVVTHASLWDLDAFSGTTDASFYWEREMTPQMRREHSPSTYVTEITTPVLVIHGDKDYRVPIGEGLRLWYDLLHASGLPQAPDGTTAHRFLYFPDENHWVLTPQHARLWYEVVLGFLAQHVLGEEAPELPQLLG; encoded by the coding sequence ATGAGCGACTCCTCCGGCACCGACGCGACCCCGTTCGCCGACCTCGACCACTACCTGGCCCTCCCCCGCCTGGGCGGTCTGGCACTCTCGGCGGACGGCGAGCGCCTCGTCGTCGGCGTCTCGACGCTCGACAAGGACGCCACCGCCTGGGTGGGGTCGTTGTGGGACGTCGATCCCTCCGGCGACCGGGCGGCCCGCCGTCTGACGCGCGGCGCGAAGGGCGAGTCCTCCCCCGCCTTCACCCCCGACGGCGACCTGCTCTTCGTCGCCCGCCGGGGCGAGGACGACGACGCCGTCGCGGAGCTCCACCTCCTGCCCGCCGGCGGCGGGGAGCCACGGGTCGTCGCCACCCACCCCGGCGGGGTCGAGTCCGTCACGACGCCGCGCACGGGGAGCGCGGTGCTCGTCCAGGGCTCCGCGCTACCCCGCTCCACGGACCTCGCCGACGAGAAGGAGCGGCGCAAGGCGCGCAAGGAGAAGAAGGTCTCGGCGATCCTGCACGCCGACTACCCGGTGCGGTACTGGGACCACGACCTCGGACCGGCCGCGCCGAGGCTCTACGCCGCCGAGCCCACCGGCACCTCCCCCGAGCCCGCCGGACCGGGCAGGCACCGCGCCGGCCACGCGGCCGCCGCCGACCCGCTGGACGAGCCCACCCTGGAGCTGCGCGACCTCACCCCCGACGCCGGGGTCACGCTCGTCGAGACCCGTCACGTGCTCGCACCCGACGGCACCTTCGTCGTCACCGAGGTGACCGAGCCCGAGGGGGGCGCCTCGCGCCGCCAGAGCGTCGTCCGCATCGACGTCGCCACCGGCGAGCGAACCACCGTCCTCGCGGCGGACGCCGACGAGGAGTTCGCCGTCGGGGCGGTCAGCGACGACGGCACCCGCCTTGCCTACGTCCGCGAGCGCCGCTCCACCCCCGCCTCGGCCCCGCGGCCGTGGCTGGCGGTGCTCGACCTCACCACCGGCGAGGCGCGCGACCTCACCGACGGCTGGGACCGCTGGCCGGGCGAGACCTGCTGGCTGCCGGACGGCTCGGGCCTGCTCGTGGTCGCCGACGACGACGGCCGGGCCCCGGTCTTCCACGTCGACGCCGGTACGGGCGCCGTCACCCGGCTCACGGACGAGGGGGCGTTCTCCGCCGTCACCGTCGCGCCGGACGGCGCCGCCGCGTACGCCCTGCGCTCGTCCTACGCGCACCCGCCGGAGGTGGTCCGGATCGACCTCGCCGGTGTGCCCGGCCGTGACGGGGCCGCCGCGACCGACCCGGTGGCCGCGACGGTCACCGCGCTGCGCGGGCCGGTGGACCGCCCCGCCCTGCCCGGCACGCTCCGCGACGTCGAGACCCGCACGGCGGACGGGACCCGGGTGCGCTCGTGGCTCGCGCTGCCCGAGGGCGCCGGGCCGGAGGACCCGGCCCCGCTGCTGCTCTGGATCCACGGCGGCCCGCTCGGGTCGTGGAACTCGTGGTCGTGGCGGTGGAACCCCTGGCTGATGGTGGCGCGCGGCTACGCCGTCCTGCTGCCCGACCCGGCGCTGTCCACCGGGTACGGCCAGGACTTCGTCGAGCGCGGGTGGGGCCGGTGGGGCGACGCCCCGTACACCGACCTCATGGCCGCCACCGACGCCGCCGAGGCCCTGCCGGAGGTCGACGCCGCCCGCACCGCGGCGATGGGCGGGTCGTTCGGCGGGTACATGGCGAACTGGGTGGCCGGCCACACCGACCGGTTCCGGGCCGTGGTCACCCACGCGAGCCTGTGGGACCTCGACGCGTTCTCCGGCACGACCGACGCCTCGTTCTACTGGGAGCGGGAGATGACCCCGCAGATGCGCCGGGAGCACTCGCCCTCGACGTACGTCACCGAGATCACCACCCCGGTGCTCGTCATCCACGGCGACAAGGACTACCGGGTGCCGATCGGCGAGGGCCTGCGCCTGTGGTACGACCTCCTCCACGCCTCCGGCCTCCCGCAGGCACCGGACGGCACCACCGCGCACCGCTTCCTCTACTTCCCCGACGAGAACCACTGGGTCCTCACCCCCCAGCACGCCCGGCTCTGGTACGAGGTGGTCCTGGGCTTCCTCGCCCAGCACGTCCTCGGTGAGGAGGCGCCGGAGCTGCCGCAGCTGCTGGGCTGA
- a CDS encoding sulfurtransferase, with translation MTLPRDDDPKFADYAHPERLVSTAWLAAHLGEPGLVVVESDEDVLLYETGHIPGAVKVDWHLDLNDPVTRDYVDGAGFARLMSARGIGRETTVVIYGDKNNWWAAYALWVFTLFGHQDVRLLDGGRAKWEAEGREMTTARPSPAAADYPVVEREDAPVRAFKDDVLAFLGGQLVDVRSLPEYTGERTHMPDYPEEGALRGGHIPGAQSVPWARAANEDGTFRSRDELAAIYVDEKGLDAAEPVITYCRIGERSSHTWFVLQQLLGFPDVRNYDGSWTEWGNAVRVPIARGEEPGEVTR, from the coding sequence ATGACCCTGCCCCGCGACGACGACCCGAAGTTCGCCGACTACGCCCACCCCGAGCGGCTCGTGAGCACCGCGTGGCTCGCCGCCCACCTCGGCGAGCCGGGACTCGTCGTCGTCGAGAGCGACGAGGACGTCCTGCTCTACGAGACCGGGCACATCCCCGGTGCGGTCAAGGTCGACTGGCACCTCGACCTCAACGACCCCGTCACCCGGGACTACGTCGACGGAGCCGGGTTCGCCCGGCTCATGTCCGCCAGGGGGATCGGCCGCGAGACCACGGTCGTCATCTACGGCGACAAGAACAACTGGTGGGCCGCGTACGCGCTGTGGGTCTTCACCCTGTTCGGCCACCAGGACGTGCGCCTGCTCGACGGCGGCCGCGCCAAGTGGGAGGCGGAGGGCCGGGAGATGACCACCGCGAGGCCGTCGCCGGCAGCGGCGGACTACCCGGTCGTCGAGCGGGAGGACGCACCCGTGCGGGCGTTCAAGGACGACGTCCTGGCCTTCCTCGGCGGGCAGCTCGTCGACGTGCGGTCGCTGCCGGAGTACACCGGCGAGCGCACCCACATGCCGGACTACCCCGAGGAGGGGGCGCTGCGGGGCGGGCACATCCCCGGCGCGCAGTCCGTGCCGTGGGCGCGGGCCGCGAACGAGGACGGGACGTTCCGCTCGCGCGACGAGCTCGCCGCGATCTACGTCGACGAGAAGGGCCTCGACGCCGCCGAGCCGGTCATCACCTACTGCCGCATCGGGGAGCGGTCCAGCCACACGTGGTTCGTCCTGCAGCAGCTCCTCGGCTTCCCGGACGTGCGCAACTACGACGGCTCGTGGACCGAGTGGGGCAACGCCGTGCGGGTGCCCATCGCCCGCGGCGAGGAGCCGGGTGAGGTGACGCGGTGA
- a CDS encoding SOS response-associated peptidase translates to MCGRYANARRDADLVGAFGIEDVVGDEPAPSWNVAPTDDVRVVLERAPREEPEERPARQLRTVRWGLVPSWAKDASIGARLINARSESVTEKPAFKAAAARRRCLVPADGYYEWEKLPSGGKQPYFLHGDGVLGFAGLYELWPDPSRDADDPARWWWTFTILTTRAGDTLGHIHDRTPVVVPPAMAGDWLDPRLTKPSEVRAMIEAMPEPVLEPRPVGRAVGNVANNGPQLVERVEL, encoded by the coding sequence ATGTGCGGTCGCTACGCCAACGCCCGTCGGGACGCCGACCTGGTGGGAGCCTTCGGGATCGAGGACGTCGTCGGGGACGAGCCGGCGCCGTCGTGGAACGTCGCGCCGACCGACGACGTGCGGGTGGTGCTCGAGCGGGCCCCGCGCGAGGAGCCCGAGGAACGTCCCGCGCGCCAGCTGCGCACCGTCCGGTGGGGGCTGGTGCCCTCGTGGGCGAAGGACGCCTCGATCGGCGCCCGGCTCATCAACGCCCGCTCCGAGTCGGTGACCGAGAAGCCGGCCTTCAAGGCCGCGGCCGCCCGGCGCCGCTGCCTGGTTCCCGCGGACGGGTACTACGAGTGGGAGAAGCTGCCGTCTGGCGGCAAGCAGCCGTACTTCCTCCACGGCGACGGCGTGCTCGGCTTCGCCGGTCTGTACGAGCTGTGGCCGGACCCCTCGAGGGACGCGGACGACCCGGCGCGGTGGTGGTGGACGTTCACGATCCTCACCACCCGGGCCGGTGATACGCTGGGGCACATCCACGACCGCACACCGGTGGTGGTGCCACCCGCCATGGCCGGCGACTGGCTCGACCCGCGGCTGACGAAGCCCTCGGAGGTGCGCGCGATGATCGAGGCGATGCCCGAGCCGGTGCTCGAGCCGCGGCCCGTGGGCCGGGCGGTGGGCAACGTCGCCAACAACGGGCCGCAGCTCGTCGAGCGCGTCGAGCTCTAG